Proteins from a single region of Octopus bimaculoides isolate UCB-OBI-ISO-001 chromosome 11, ASM119413v2, whole genome shotgun sequence:
- the LOC106877176 gene encoding 5'-3' exonuclease PLD3: MTLVIFFASVSVVILTFLLENRQAFVDDCWISLVETVPKDMTYAPGSPSHLSTYDGLLSLIEEAKDTIEIASLHWTLEAQDVHQSPSDWVDTSLFQHLLSAGKNRNVEIKLLENKPNSKMQSPDIGILIEEAHASVQQIDIKKLMGGGIMHTKIWIIDRRHFYIGSSNLNWRSLTQVKDLGVIISNCKSLAEDMGKIFDTYWHLTIVDKIPKPWPEMYNTTINKERPLNTNLNDSNSNVYLSISPPAFCANGRTGDIDAILDVINSAKKFIHIAVMDYAPALEFQRPSLFWPIIDRALRNVSITKGVEVFLLGSHWKHNKASMFNFLKSLANLNSATKAKMQVKMFEVPYFTKEQREIPSLCINHNKFMVTDTDAFIGTSSWSGDYFTPAAGLGLVVRSTKTQKNHFHQQLEAVFQRDWNSKYSRNLDDIDPTKV, from the exons ATGACCTTGGTTATCTTTTTTGCAAGTGTTTCTGTGGTTATCTTAACTTTCCTACTGGAAAATCGTCAAGCTTTTGTTGATGACTGTTG gaTATCCTTAGTTGAGACTGTCCCCAAAGATATGACCTATGCCCCAGGTTCACCATCACACCTATCTACTTATGACGGTCTCTTGTCTTTGATTGAAGAAGCCAAGGATACAATTGAGATAGCCTCTTTACATTGGACACTGGAAGCCCAAGATGTACATCAATCACCATCAGATTGGGTA gATACCAGCCTTTTTCAACATCTTTTGTCTGCTGGTAAAAACAGGAACGTAGAAATCAAAttacttgaaaataaaccaaattCTAAAATGCAAAGTCCAGATATAGGAATATTAATTGAAGAAG ctCATGCTTCAGTTCAACAGATTGACATAAAAAAACTGATGGGAGGTGGAATTATGCATACAAAGATATGGATTATTGACAGAAGGCATTTCTATATTGGCAGTTCTAATCTTAATTGGCGCTCTCTCACTCAA gTGAAAGATCTCGGGGTTATAATTTCCAACTGCAAATCACTTGCAGAAGATATGGGCAAAATATTTGATACCTATTGGCATCTGACAATAGTTGATAAAATTCCTAAACCATGGCCAGAAATGTACAACACCACAATCAATAAAGAAAGACCCTTGAACACCAATCTCAATGACAGCAATAGTAACGTATACTTGTCG ATTTCCCCGCCTGCTTTCTGTGCAAATGGCCGAACCGGTGATATTGATGCAATACTAGATGTTATCAATTCTGCTAAGAAGTTTATCCACATTGCTGTTATGGATTATGCTCCTGCTTTGGAATTTCAACGCCCTTCATT GTTTTGGCCAATTATTGACAGAGCTCTTAGAAATGTATCAATTACCAAAGGTGTTGAAGTTTTTCTACTTGGTAGCCATTGGAAGCACAACAAAGCTAGTATGTTCAACTTTCTCAAGTCTTTGGCTAACTTAAACAGTGCTACAAAGGCTAAAATGCAAGTG AAAATGTTTGAAGTACCATATTTTACCAAGGAGCAAAGAGAGATTCCTTCTTTATGTATTAACCATAACAAATTCATGGTCACAGACACTGATGCCTTTATTG GGACATCTAGCTGGAGTGGTGATTACTTTACACCTGCAGCAGGCCTGGGATTGGTTGTCAgatcaacaaaaacacaaaaaaatcattTCCACCAGCAACTGGAAGCAGTCTTTCAAAGAGACTGGAACTCTAAATATTCACGGAACCTAGATGATATTGATCCTACTAAAGTCTAA